One window of the Bos indicus isolate NIAB-ARS_2022 breed Sahiwal x Tharparkar chromosome 15, NIAB-ARS_B.indTharparkar_mat_pri_1.0, whole genome shotgun sequence genome contains the following:
- the LOC109569324 gene encoding olfactory receptor 5B2-like yields the protein MENGTEVTDFILVGLTNAPELQIPLFIVFTLIYLISVLGNLGMITLILLDSCLHTPMYFFIINLSLVDFGYSSAVTPKVMAGFLRADKVISYNACATQIFFFAAFASVENFLLAAMAYDRHAAVCEPLHYTITMKKSVCAHLAIGSYVCGFVNASIHVGGTFSLSLCESKLVHHFFCDIPAVMALSCSDKHVREVVLILISGFNVFFALLVIFISYLLIFITVLKMHSAKGYQKALSTCASHLSAVSIFYGTIIFMYLQPSSNHSMDTDKVASMFYAMVIPMLNPIVYSLRNKEVKSAFKKVWGKAKFSLGF from the coding sequence ATGGAGAATGGCACAGAGGTGACGGACTTCATCCTGGTGGGTCTAACCAACGCTCCAGAACTTCAGATCCCCCTCTTTATTGTGTTCACCCTCATTTACCTCATCAGTGTTTTGGGAAACCTGGGGATGATCACACTGATCCTGTTGGACTCCTGTCTCCACACCCCAATGTACTTTTTCATCATTAATCTGTCTTTGGTGGACTTTGGCTACTCCTCAGCTGTCACACCGAAAGTGATGGCTGGGTTTCTTAGAGCAGACAAGGTCATCTCATACAATGCCTGTGCTACTCAGATATTCTTTTTCGCAGCCTTTGCCAGTGTGGAAAATTTCCTCTTAGCTGCAATGGCCTATGATCGCCACGCTGCAGTGTGTGAACCCCTACATTACACCATCACCATGAAGAAGAGTGTGTGTGCCCATCTGGCCATAGGCTCCTACGTCTGTGGATTCGTGAATGCCTCCATCCACGTTGGGGGCACGTtcagtctttctctgtgtgagtcCAAGCTGGTCCATCACTTTTTCTGTGATATTCCAGCTGTCATGGCTCTCTCTTGCTCTGATAAACATGTTAGAGAGGTGGTTCTCATTTTAATTTCAGGCTTTAATGTCTTTTTTGCTCTTCTGGTAATATTTATTTCCTACCTTCTCATATTTATCACTGTCTTGAAGATGCACTCAGCTAAGGGATACCAAAAAGCTTTGTCCACCTGCGCTAGTCACCTCTCAGCCGTCAGCATCTTCTATGGGACAATCATCTTCATGTACTTGCAACCCAGCTCCAATCACTCCATGGACACAGACAAAGTAGCCTCCATGTTCTATGCTATGGtcatccccatgctgaaccctatagtctacagcctgaggaacaaaGAGGTGAAAAGTGCATTCAAGAAGGTTTGGGGGAAGGCAAAATTCTCTCTAGGATTTTAA